The nucleotide sequence CGCCGACCTTTGATTTCGTCTCGGCGATCGAGGATATCAATTGCCCGCGCTCGCCTTCGATCCGCGCGGTCTCGCGCTGTAACGTCGTGAGACGCGTCAGCGGCACCAGTCGCTTGTCGTAGAGGTCCTGGACCCCCACGAGCTCGCCTGCAATCAGCTCAAGCTGCCTGGCCTTGGAATCCACCTGGGCCTCCAGCCCCGAAGTCTCCTGGCCGAGCTGCCCGATCTTGCTCTGCAAGACGTCCCTTTGGCTGTTGCGCCCTTCGGATCGGGCCTTGAACAGTGAAACCTCCGACGCCAGCAGACTTCGGATGCTGTCCTCGCCGGTGCGCGCCTTCAATGCGGCGGGGAATTCCGGCTGGCTCAGGCCGTCGCGCTCGGCGGTCAATCGCGCGATCCGCGCGCGCAACTCGTCGAGCTGCTTGCTCACGATCTGAAGGCTGGCCTGGGCCTGGGTGGCGTCGAGCCGCAACAGCAAATCGCCGGCGGCCACGTGCGCGCCGTTGGCGACCTTGATCTCCGCAACGACCCCGCCGGTGGGATGCTGGACGGTCTTGACATTGGATTGCACGACGAGATTTCCGGGCACCACGACGGCGCCTGCAAGCGGCACGAGCGCAAGCCAGCCGCCGCCCAACACGGTGGCTAGGAGCAGAATTCGAAGGCCGGTCCGCAACTCATTTTCAAACGACCATCCGGCGTGCTTCATTAAACCAGCATCGGCCGCATCATTCGCCGGGTCGTGAGCGTTGCGATTGATCAGGAAGGAACCCGCAGCGATCAGGCCGGCGCTGCCACTTCGAACCAGGCGCCCGACGGTCGTTGCCGGCGCGGGCGGACCCGAAAGCTTGAGCTGCGGATTCGGGAGAACCATCGATTGGTGCGCGGCATCCGGCGCCGGGATTGCCGGCCCGGGTTTTGTCAAATCCATCGGCAACGGACGGCACGGTACGAGGCTCGGACTCGGATGGCGCGGCGTGACGTGAGCCTCGTCCGGCGGCTCTATCCTGCGCTCGGCAGGCGCGGCCGACTTGAATCCGACCTGTTCAAGACAGAAGTCGATAACCCGCCCCATCCTGCTCTTTTTGCGGCGCTTGGGCCGGCGGGCTTGGGCACGAATGGGACGCGCCGAGGCATCAGGCGCCGTGCGCCGCGCCCGCTGTGCGTGCTGATGACCGCGAATCTCGCTGTCAAAGGCGCGGCTCAAACGTTGCAATTCGAGTATCAGGGCTGCGCCCTGCGATCCGAACGCGTCCGGGTTTGGATCGCGGGCCGCGCGCTGCACGGCGTCATTGGAATCTGGCGCGTTCTGCCTGGGCCGCATGTTCAAGCGCTCCCCGCAACTGCCGCGCGACGGACCCGAGGCGCGGTCCGTATGGCCGCCGCTTGTGCAGCAGTCGCTGCCCGGCCCGGCGCGTTTCGAACGCGCGCAAATACCTCTTCGCTTGGACCGAACGCGATCGCCCTGCCCTCGTAGAGCACCATCGCCATATTCAGTGAGGCAAGCGCGCTGGGGCGGTGCGACACGACGATGACGATGCTTCCGTTGCTGCGCAGGGTCTGAATGGCACGCCCGAGGGAATTCTCGCCGTCGGTGTCGAGGTTCGCATTCGGCTCATCGAGCACGACCAGAAACGGGTCGCCGAAGACGGCTCGCGCAAGGCCGATCCGCTGGCGCTGGCCTGCGGAGAGCGACATGCCGCCCTGGCCGATGCGCGTCGCGTATCCCTGCGGCAGGCGCAGGATGATGTCGTGCACGCCGGCAATCTGCGCGGCCTTCAGGATCGCATCCGATGTCGCCCCCGCGTCGAACCGGCAGATGTTTTCGGCCACCGTACCCTCGAGCAGTGCCACGTCCTGAGGCAGGTATCCGATATGGCGCCCCAAATCCTCGTTGCGCCATTGATCGATGGCCGCTCCGTCGAGCCGCACCACGCCATCCTTGGCCGGCCAGATTCCGACCAGCGCCCTCGACAGCGAGGTCTTGCCGGAAGCGCTGGCGCCGAGCAGCACGAGCCCCATGCCGGCCTTCAGCGAAAACGAAATGTTGGACACGATGGGCTTGTCCATGCCTGGCGCTGCGACGGAGAGATCCTCTACCGAGAGCTCGCGGCAAGGACGCGGCAACGCCACCGGCGGTGCAGCCGGCTTTGCCGTCACCTTGCAGATGTCGCGCAGGCGGACGAGCCCCTGGCGCGCGGTGACAAGCTGCTTCCAGTTGCCGAGCGCAATTTCAACCGGCGCCAACGCACGGCCCATCATGATCGACGAAGCGATCATGATGCCGCCCGAGGCCTTGTCGGCCACCACAAGATAGGCGCCAATCCCCAGCATGCCCGACTGCAGCACGTAGCGCAGGAGTTTGGCGCCCGATCCGAGGTTGGCATATAGATCGGTGGCCCGGATATTTTCGCGCAGATACCGCTCATTGGCCTGCGACCAGCGCGCCGTGAATCGATCAAGCATGCCAAGCGCCCGGATGACCTCGGCGTTGCGCTGGGTGGTATCCGCCAGCACCTGCCGGCGGGCGCTTGAGTCCATCGCGGCCTTGGCCGCGCCGCGCGACAGCCGTTCTGTCAGCAACGTCATCGCGATGATCGCAATCGTTCCGAGCAGCGCCGTGGCGCCGATTGCGGGATGAAACAGAAAGAGCGCGATCAGAAAAATGGGAATCCAGGGCATGTCCAGAAACGCCGTCGGTCCCATCCCCGACATGAAGGTACGAATCTGGTCGAGATCGCGCAGCGGCTGCTGCAGCAACACCGGGTTCGCGCCACGGAGTGGCAGCGTGGCAAGCGCGGTATGGATCGATTCCTGCATGCCGACATCGAACATGGTTGCCACCCGGCACAGCATGCGCGTGCGCAACGCCTCGAAATATGCCTGGATCAGGTAAGCGAGCAGCACCATCAGCGAGAGGCCGAGCAAGGTCGCGATGTTGCGGCTCGGAATCACCCGGTCATAAACCTGCAGCATGTAGAGAGAGCCTGCTAGCATCAGGATGTTCACCACACCGCTGAAGCCTGCGATGCCGACCATTCGTCGCGCGCTTTCGCGCAGGCCGACAGCCACAGGATCATCGCCCGCCACCGTGGGCAGCGGATTCCGCAAGCTGAAGGATGGCATTATTCGCATGCGATCTTGAGCAACACTCGGTTGCATCCCCCCTTGATCGATCAAAGTTCCATGAATTCCAAGAATGCAACTTCCAAGAATGCGACCGCTGAAAACTTACGCAGGCGATTCCGAAACCAGACGACCTTCCGGCGGTCAGGCCGCCGTTGATTTGGTCGTCACATGCGCGCGCTGGAATTTGCGCGTCTCAATCATGGCTCGGTGATGAGAGCCATCGGAAAACATCCTGTCTGAGGGGTTGGGCTCTGACACCTCAATCCTCTCAGACAGGAGGTGGCCGTCACCACCTCAACCGCCTTGCCTGCGGCTTCGTTCAATTCTCAATCCCGAAGGGCTGTCTTCTGACAAGTGTTGTCGGAAGACAGACCCTCCGACTCCTAGTGGTGCCAGAAGTTCGCGTAATAGTCGTGTTTGGTCGTGCTGTGCCAGTCGCAGCTCTGCTGGAAGCTGTCCGACACGGTCGTCGTTGATTGGGTAGCCGACTGGTACCAGTCCTGTTTGGTCATGTGGTGCCAGTCGTAGCTCGATCCGCCTGAAGTCGAGTCCGGCGCGGTCGTCGTCGATGTACCGCCCGTAGTCGTAGATGTACCACTCGTGGTCCCGGACGTACCGCTCGTGGTTGTGCTCGTCGTATCCGAGCCCGTGGCAGTCGTCGTGTCCGATCCAGTCGGGGTCGTCGTCGTACCGGTGGTTGTCGTCGTACCGGTGGTGGTCGTCCCAGCATCGGTGGTCGACGTCGTTGGTGTGGTGGTGGTGGTGGTGGTGGTGGTCGTCGATCCGCTTGTTTCGAGTGGATGCACCGTCTGCCCCGGTAGAACGCCGTCGAGGTCGATGCCGTTCAGATCGAGATG is from Bradyrhizobium sp. AZCC 2176 and encodes:
- a CDS encoding HlyD family type I secretion periplasmic adaptor subunit translates to MRPRQNAPDSNDAVQRAARDPNPDAFGSQGAALILELQRLSRAFDSEIRGHQHAQRARRTAPDASARPIRAQARRPKRRKKSRMGRVIDFCLEQVGFKSAAPAERRIEPPDEAHVTPRHPSPSLVPCRPLPMDLTKPGPAIPAPDAAHQSMVLPNPQLKLSGPPAPATTVGRLVRSGSAGLIAAGSFLINRNAHDPANDAADAGLMKHAGWSFENELRTGLRILLLATVLGGGWLALVPLAGAVVVPGNLVVQSNVKTVQHPTGGVVAEIKVANGAHVAAGDLLLRLDATQAQASLQIVSKQLDELRARIARLTAERDGLSQPEFPAALKARTGEDSIRSLLASEVSLFKARSEGRNSQRDVLQSKIGQLGQETSGLEAQVDSKARQLELIAGELVGVQDLYDKRLVPLTRLTTLQRETARIEGERGQLISSIAETKSKVGETQLQIARLDQDFRTEVVKELGETQGKEAELVERGVAARDLLDRIEMRAPTSGVIHKLSAHTIGGVIRPGDVIMEIVPDTDDLLVEARLQPQDIDQVRPGQKAFVRFSAFNQRVTPQLAGAVSLVSADTSHDPQTNASYFTVRVVLPDDERRRLGGLQLVPGMPAEVFMQTGSRTMLNYLLKPITEQMNRAFVER
- a CDS encoding type I secretion system permease/ATPase; protein product: MVGIAGFSGVVNILMLAGSLYMLQVYDRVIPSRNIATLLGLSLMVLLAYLIQAYFEALRTRMLCRVATMFDVGMQESIHTALATLPLRGANPVLLQQPLRDLDQIRTFMSGMGPTAFLDMPWIPIFLIALFLFHPAIGATALLGTIAIIAMTLLTERLSRGAAKAAMDSSARRQVLADTTQRNAEVIRALGMLDRFTARWSQANERYLRENIRATDLYANLGSGAKLLRYVLQSGMLGIGAYLVVADKASGGIMIASSIMMGRALAPVEIALGNWKQLVTARQGLVRLRDICKVTAKPAAPPVALPRPCRELSVEDLSVAAPGMDKPIVSNISFSLKAGMGLVLLGASASGKTSLSRALVGIWPAKDGVVRLDGAAIDQWRNEDLGRHIGYLPQDVALLEGTVAENICRFDAGATSDAILKAAQIAGVHDIILRLPQGYATRIGQGGMSLSAGQRQRIGLARAVFGDPFLVVLDEPNANLDTDGENSLGRAIQTLRSNGSIVIVVSHRPSALASLNMAMVLYEGRAIAFGPSEEVFARVRNAPGRAATAAQAAAIRTAPRVRRAAVAGSA